The following proteins are co-located in the Cryptosporangium phraense genome:
- a CDS encoding sulfate adenylyltransferase subunit 1, translating into MGVTGLLRVATAGSVDDGKSTLVGRLLYDGKAVLADTLQAVSSASRARGSELDLSLLVDGLRSEREQGITIDVAHRYLSTPARDVILIDCPGHVEYTRNTVTGMSSADVALLLVDVRNGLVEQTRRHAAVAALLRVPHLILAVNKIDLTGYDQTAFAQVVTDAEAYAKEVGIARVTAVPVSAKAGDNVSVPSPSTPWYEGPTLLHLLASVEVPVRAGAPLRLPVQWVAPGRRYTGTVASGVLRPGDDVVVQPSGRRTRVRTLEDADGELDAAGEGAAAAVTLADDLHVGRGELIAAADAPADVVREFVADLAILGERPVRAGDRVLVRHTGRVVRGLVREVTDTVDIDTGRRRPADRLETNDIGRVTIAVAEPLAVDPYGLDRTTGAALLLAERTGDAIAAALVRRPEQGDR; encoded by the coding sequence ATGGGGGTCACCGGTCTTCTCCGTGTCGCGACCGCCGGCTCGGTCGACGACGGCAAGAGCACACTGGTCGGGCGGCTGCTCTACGACGGCAAGGCGGTGCTGGCCGACACCCTGCAGGCGGTGTCCTCGGCCAGCCGGGCCCGCGGCTCCGAACTCGACCTCTCGCTGCTGGTCGACGGCCTGCGCAGCGAGCGCGAGCAGGGCATCACGATCGACGTCGCCCACCGCTACCTCTCGACGCCGGCCCGGGACGTGATCCTGATCGACTGCCCGGGTCACGTCGAGTACACCCGCAACACGGTCACCGGCATGTCGTCGGCCGACGTAGCGCTGCTGCTCGTCGACGTCCGCAACGGGTTGGTGGAGCAGACGCGGCGGCACGCGGCCGTGGCCGCGCTGCTGCGGGTGCCGCACCTGATCCTGGCCGTGAACAAGATCGACCTCACCGGCTACGACCAGACCGCGTTCGCGCAGGTCGTGACCGACGCCGAGGCCTACGCGAAGGAAGTCGGGATCGCGCGGGTCACCGCGGTGCCGGTCAGCGCCAAAGCCGGAGACAACGTGTCGGTTCCGTCGCCGAGCACCCCCTGGTACGAGGGGCCGACGCTGCTGCACCTGCTGGCCTCGGTCGAGGTACCGGTCCGGGCCGGGGCGCCGCTACGGCTTCCGGTGCAGTGGGTCGCGCCCGGCCGCCGGTACACCGGGACGGTCGCCTCCGGCGTCCTGCGCCCCGGTGACGACGTCGTCGTCCAGCCGTCCGGACGCCGGACCCGGGTGCGGACGCTCGAGGACGCCGACGGAGAGCTGGACGCCGCCGGCGAGGGGGCGGCCGCGGCCGTCACGCTCGCCGACGACCTGCACGTCGGCCGGGGCGAGCTGATCGCGGCCGCCGACGCGCCGGCCGACGTCGTCCGGGAGTTCGTCGCCGACCTGGCGATCCTCGGTGAGCGCCCGGTGCGGGCGGGTGACCGGGTGCTGGTCCGGCACACCGGCCGGGTGGTCCGCGGGCTGGTCCGCGAGGTCACCGACACGGTCGACATCGACACCGGACGCCGCCGCCCGGCCGACCGGCTGGAGACCAACGACATCGGCCGGGTGACGATCGCGGTCGCCGAGCCGCTGGCCGTCGACCCCTACGGCCTCGACCGGACCACGGGAGCAGCGCTGCTCCTGGCCGAACGCACCGGTGACGCGATCGCCGCCGCGCTGGTGCGCCGACCGGAGCAGGGAGACCGATGA
- a CDS encoding sulfotransferase family protein: MTLPDFLVIGVPKAGTTALHAALVHHPELYLSAVKEPKYFLSDGPPPARGGPGDAQTYQEHVWRRADYEALFAPAPPGTRTGEATPFYLYDLDAQARIARTIPDAKLIVVLRNPVDRAHSNWYHLWAAGLESERDFVTACEAEPARKAAGWAHFWHYLGQGRYGEQLRHLFTLFDREQVLLMRYRDLRDTPVEALDRVCAFLGVRTGVLTAVPSSNVTPYVPDTPVNAVLRTALRTGGRFGQHFPVPLRLAARGPLLTVLHRQKGHRPRLMPAERATITPYFTEDIELLEKVTGESYQDWLDLENPPPAHRRR; the protein is encoded by the coding sequence ATGACGCTGCCCGATTTCCTGGTCATCGGCGTCCCCAAGGCGGGGACGACCGCCCTGCACGCCGCGCTGGTGCACCACCCCGAGCTGTACCTCTCGGCGGTGAAGGAGCCGAAGTACTTCCTGTCCGACGGGCCGCCGCCGGCCCGGGGCGGCCCCGGAGACGCCCAGACCTACCAGGAGCACGTCTGGCGGCGCGCGGACTACGAGGCGCTGTTCGCCCCGGCCCCGCCGGGCACCCGCACCGGTGAGGCCACCCCGTTCTACCTCTACGACCTCGACGCCCAGGCCCGGATCGCCCGCACGATCCCCGACGCCAAGCTGATCGTCGTGCTGCGCAACCCGGTCGATCGCGCGCACTCGAACTGGTACCACCTGTGGGCGGCCGGCCTGGAGTCCGAACGCGACTTCGTCACCGCCTGCGAGGCCGAACCGGCCCGGAAGGCGGCCGGCTGGGCGCACTTCTGGCACTACCTCGGCCAGGGACGCTACGGCGAACAGCTCCGGCATCTCTTCACGCTGTTCGACCGCGAGCAGGTGCTGCTGATGCGCTACCGCGACCTGCGGGACACGCCGGTCGAGGCACTCGATCGGGTCTGCGCGTTCCTCGGCGTGCGCACCGGGGTGCTGACCGCGGTGCCGTCGTCGAACGTCACGCCGTACGTGCCGGACACTCCCGTCAACGCGGTTCTTCGGACCGCTCTACGCACCGGGGGCCGGTTCGGGCAGCACTTCCCGGTGCCGCTGCGGCTGGCCGCCCGGGGCCCGCTGCTCACCGTGCTGCACCGGCAGAAGGGGCACCGGCCGCGCCTCATGCCGGCCGAGCGCGCGACGATCACCCCGTACTTCACCGAGGACATCGAGTTACTGGAGAAAGTGACCGGCGAGTCGTACCAGGACTGGCTGGACCTCGAGAACCCACCGCCGGCACACCGAAGGAGATAG